The Gemmatimonadaceae bacterium genome contains the following window.
ACGTATGTCGGGATCGATGTGAGCTCCACGGCGCTCGACGGGGCGACGGACGGCGGCGCGACGTGGGCTGCGGCGAACGACGCGGCGGGCATCGCCGCGACGGTGGCGCGGCTCGCGGCCCTCGGGCCGACGCTGGTCGTGCTCGAGGCGACGGGCGCCTACCACGGGAGCGTGACGAGCGCGCTCGTGGCGGCAGGGCTGCCGGTGGCCGTCGTGAACCCGCGGCAGGTGCGGCGCTTCGCGGAGAGCGTGGGCCAGCTGGCGAAGACGGACCGGCTGGACGCGGCGCTGCTGGCGCGCTTCGCGGCGGCGGTCCGGCCGGAGCCGCGGCCCCTGCCGGATGGGGCGACGCAGGAGCTCGGCGCGCTGGTGCTGCGGCGGCAGCAGCTGGTGGAGATGCTGACGATGGAGCAGAACCGGCTCACCGTGGCGCGGCGCAGCGTGCTCCCGAGCGTGAAGCAGACGATCCGCGCGCTCCGGCGGGCGCTCGATGCGCTGGAGGACGAGACGGACCGCTGGATCCAGGACTCGCCGGCGTGGCGGGCGAAGGAGGACCTGCTGCGCACGGTGCCGGGCATCGGGCCGCAGACGGCGCGGCTGCTCATCGCGCGGCTCGGCGAGCTGGGCGCGCTCTCGGGGAAGGAGATCGCCGCGCTCGTCGGCGTCGCGCCCTTCGCGCAGGAGTCGGGGCGCTGGCGCGGCCAGCGGCGCATCCGCGGCGGGCGTGCGGACGTGCGCACCGGGCTGTACATGGCGGCGCTGACCGCCGCGCACAAGAACCCGGTGCTCAGCGCCCACTACCAGCGGCTGGTCGCCGCCGGCAAGCCGAAGAAGGTCGCGCTCACCGCCTGCCTCCGGCACCTGCTCGTCATCGTCAACGCCATGGTCAGAACGAACACGCGGTGGCAGGCGTCCGTGACGCCCACCACCGCTTGAACTTCAACACAGCCACTCTGTGCCTCTGTGGCAAAGCCGTTGAGACTTGTCCTAGCGCCGAATGCCAAACGGCACTACCGAGTGTCGAGCGCCGCCACGCCGGGTAGGACCTTGCCCTCAAGGAATTCCAGCGACGCCCCGCCGCCGGTGCTCACGTGCGACATCGAAGAGGCCAGGCCGGCCGCTTCAACCGCGGCCGCCGAGTCTCCGCCACCGACAATCGTCGTCGCACCGTTCTTCGTGGCCTCGACCATCGCCTGCGCGATCGCCGAGGTGCCTTTGTCGAAGGGCGGCGTCTCGAACACTCCCATCGGGCCGTTCCAAACAATCGTCTTCGCCGTGAGAATCGCCCGCGTGTAGCTCGCCGCTGAGTCGGGGCCGATGTCGAGCATCGCCTCGTCAGCGGGGATCTCGTCGCGCTTCACGGCGTGCGCCTTCTTGCCCTCGGCGATCGCCGGCGCGACCATCGCGTCGTGCGGCAGCGTGAGGCGGAAGCCCGCGCGCTCCATCAGGTCCGCGGCCATGTCCAGTCGGTCCGGCTCCACCAGCGACTTGCCCGTCTCGAGCTCCATCGCCTTGTAGAAGGTGCAGGCCATCGCGCCGCCGATCAGGATGCCGTCCACCTTCGGCAGCAGCGCCTCGATCACATCGATCTTGCCCGAGATCTTGCTGCCTCCGAGGATCGCGATGAACGGACGCTTCGGCTTGTCGAGCGCGCCGCCGAGGTAGTCGAGTTCCTTCTGCATCAGGAGGCCCGCAACGGCAGGCTTGAGATGCTTGGCCACGCCCTCCGTGCTGGCGTGCGCGCGGTGCGCGGCGCCGAAGGCGTCGTTCACGTAGAGATCGCCGAGCTTCGCGAAGGCTTTCGCCAGCACCTCGTCGTTCTTCTCCTCGCCGGCCTCGTAGCGCGTGTTCTCAAGCAGGCAGACCTCGCCATCCTTGAGCGCGTTCGTCGCCTTCTCCGCCTCCGCACCCACCACGTGCGGCACGAAGCTCACCGGCTGCTTCAGCAGTTCGGCGAGTTTCGGCGCCACCGGTGCGAGCGTGTACTTGGGGTCCGGCTTGCCCTTCGGGCGCCCCAGGTGCGAACAGAGCACCACGCGCGCGCCGGCCTTGGTCAGCGTGAGGATGGTCGGCACGGCCGCGCGGATGCGTGTGTCGTCCGCGACCTGCCCGTCATCCGTGAGCGGGACGTTGAAGTCCACGCGCACGAGCGCGCGCTTCCCCTTGAGCTCGGCGCCCTTGAGGTCCTTGATCGTCTTCGTCGTCATGGCCCGCGCCTTAGAGGCTCTTGCCGACGAGCTCGATGAGATCCACGCAGCGCGAGGAGTAGCCCCACTCGTTGTCGTACCAGCCGGAGAGCTTCACCAGCGTGCCGTCGATGACATTCGTGCTCTTGGCGTCGAGCACCACCGAGTGCGGGTTGCCGATGTAGTCACAGCTCACCAACTCCTCCTCGGAGTAGCCGACGATGCCCTTGAGCGCGCCCTCTGCGGCGGCCTTGAAGGCGGCGTTCACCTCGGCGATCGAGGTCGCCTTCTCGACCTCCACCGTGAGCTCGGTGATGGACACGTCCGGCGTGGGGACGCGGATTGAGGTGCCGTCGATCTTGCCCTTCACCTCGGGGATCACCAGCGCCGTGGCCTTGGCGGCACCCGTCGACGTGGGAATCATCGAGATCGCGGCCGCGCGGGCGCGGCGCAGGTCCTTGTGCGGCAGGTCCAGGATGTTCTGGTCGTTGGTGTAGCTGTGGATGGTCACCATCGAGGCGTGCTTCATGCCCAACGCGTCACGGACGACCTTCACCATCGGGGCCACGCAGTTGGTCGTGCAGCTGGCATTCGAGATGACGAAGTGCTTGGCCGCGTCGTACTTGTCGGAGTTCACGCCGAGCACCACGGTGATGTCCTCGCCCGTGGCGGGCGCGGAGATGATGACCTTCTTCGCGCCACCGGCCATGTGCTTCTTGGCGTCGTCGGCCTTGGTGAAGCGCCCCGTGCTCTCCAGCACGATGTCGGCGCCCAGGTCCTTCCACGGCAGCAGCGCCGGATCCTTCTCCTTCAAGACCTTGATCTTGTCACCGTTGATGGTGATCGACTCCGCGTCGTACGACACCGTGCCACTGAACTTGCCGTGCACGGAATCGTAGGTGAACAGGTGCGCCAGGGTCTTGGTGTCGGTGAGATCGTTCACCGCGACGATGTCGAAGTTGGCCTTGCGCTCCATCGCGGCGCGCACGACCTGGCGCCCGATGCGCCCGAACCCATTGATACCGACACGAAGCTTCTTGGCCATAACCCGTGATCCTCGGGGAGAGTTTGATTGTCTTGATCGGCGAGTGAAGCCCTGGCACTACAGCCGGTCCGCGGACGCTCCGCTGCGGGCCCGGCCGAAGGTCAGGTAACTGAGGGTACGCGCGCCCGCCTCGAACAGGACGGTAGCGCAGGCGTTGAGGGTGGCACCGGTTGTGAGCACGTCGTCAACCAACACGAGATGCCGGCCGCGGATGCGCTCCTCGGCGCCTGCCCCGAGCGAGAACGCGCGGTGAACGTTCGCCAACCGCTCCCCGGGAGTCAATCGCGTTTGGCTGGGCGTGTCCCGCGTGCGGAGCAGGACGTCATCCCAGTGCGGCAGCGCCCAGCGCCGCGCCACGGCGGCGGCGATGGCGTCCGCCTGGTTGTAGCCGCGGGCGCGCCGCTTCTCGCGGGCCAGCGGCACAGCGATCAACGCGGAGCGTTCGGCGACCACGTCGGGCGGGAACTCCAGCCGCGCCAGTCGCTCGCCCATCGCCTCCGCGACGGCGTACCAGCCGTAGTACTTGAGCGCCGAGAGGATGCGGCTGCTGGTGTCGTGCGGCACCCAACACCACGAGCGCGCACTGCGGATGAACGGCGGCAACAGGGCGCAGCCGGGACAGTCGCCGCGCGCCGCGCGCGGATGGCCGCAGCGATCACACTGCGGGTGGCGCAGGCGGGGCGCCCGGGCCCAACAGCGGCCACAGACGATGCCGAGGTCCGCGTCGTCGAGCGCCGCCTCGCAGGCAGCGCAGACGCGGGGATAGACCAGTTGTGCGAGCGCGCCGAGCGCTCGGCCTAACCGATTACGCTCTCCCACATCGCCTCGCGATCGGGCACGAGGCCGAACCAGCGCTCGAACGAGAGCGCGCCCTGCTCCAGCAGCATCCCCAACCCATCGTGCGCGCGCAGGCCGCGGGACCGGCAGGCTTGCACCCAGGGCGTCCGCTGCCGGCGATACACGAGGTCCAGCACCGCCGCGCCATTCTCCAGCGCCTCGGGGACGACAGGCAGGGCGTCATCGTGCAGGCCGACGGGCGTGGCATTCACCACCAACGTGGCGCCGCGCACCGCATCCTCGACGCTCGGCACGACCTCGGCCGTCGCCGCGTAGCGTGCGGCGAGCTTTTTCGCGCGCGCTGCCGTGCGGGCGTGGATGCGCACTCGCGCGCCAGGCCAGGCGGACACGGCCTCGCACACCGCCGCCGCCGCGCCGCCGGCGCCGAGCAACGCAACCGTCTGACCCGTCGGCGAGGGGAGCAGGTCCAGGGCATGGGCCGGAAGGTGCGCCAGCACACGTCGCGCGGCGGCATCGAATCCTCCCACATCGGTGTTCTCTCCGTGCAGCTGGCCCGCGCTGTCGCACCAGAAGCAGTTCACCGCCCCGACGCGCTTGGCCACATCCCAGATGATGTCGCAGTGGGAATGGAACGCTTCCTTGTGCGGCACAGTGACGTTGCCCAGCAAGCGTTCGGCGCGTATGCGGGCGATCATCGCCGGGAGATCGGCAGGGGCCACGTCAACGGCTTCGTAGGTCGCGTCGATGCCCGCGGCCTGCAGCGCGGCGGCCTGGAATACCGGCGAGAGCGAGTGCGCGACCGGATGCCCGATGACGACGAGGCGCTCGGCCTCCACCCTAGCTCCCGGCCGGGCCGCGCTCGGCGGCCACACGGTCCAGCACCCGCTCGATGATCGCCGTCAGTTCGGTGAAGGTCGCGCGGTACACGTCGAGGTCACCGCCGAAGGGGTCGGCCACCGGCCCTGCCTGCGCCCCGTGCGAGGCGAAGTCCGTGATGAGATGCGCCTTTCCCTCAGCGCCGAGTGCCGCGACGCGCTCGAGGTGGTGCGGGCCCATCGCAAGCACCAGGTCCGTCGCCGCGAGAATCTCGCGCGAGAGCACGCGGGCGCGGTGGCCGTTGAGGTCGAGGCCCTGCTCCATCGCCACCAGCAGCGAGGCGTCTGAGGCCGGCGCGCCTTCCCAGGCCGAGGTGCCGGCGCTGGAGACGCGCAGGTCATCGAGCCCGCGCGACTCCGCCAGCCGCTGAGCGATGACCTCGGCCATCGGCGAGCGGCAGGTGTTGCCCGTGCACACGAAGAGCAGGTGCATACCGAAAGCTACCGATCCCCAACGAGATCGGGGACACTCTCGCGCAGCACGGCGGCCGGGATCGCGCCCGGCCGGATGACCCGCGGAAGGCGTCCGGTGCAGTCGACCACAGTACTGGGAGTATCGGTCGGTAGCTGTCCGCCGTCGAGCAGCAGCACCTCGCCGCTCGACACCTGCGGGCCGAAGGCCTGGATCACCTCGCGCGCGGAGGTCGCGGCCGGCTGGCCGGGCCTGTTTGCTGACGTGCTCGTGATGGGGTCGCCGAGCGAGGCGATGAGGCGCTGCATGCCCGGATGCGGTGTCCAGCGCACGGCCACGCCGCCCTCGGGGCCACGCAGCCGGTCAGGGATGCGTCGCTCGCCACCTGGCAGCACCAGAGTCAGCGGACCAGGCCAGTGCCGCGCAGCGAGCATCGAGGCCGGCTGCGTGAGATGCAGGCCGATGCGCTTCAGCATCGGCGTGTCGGAGATCAGCAGCAGGAAGGGCTTCGCGGGCGGGCGGCGCTTGAGTTCGACGAGTCGCGCGACGGCCTCGTCGTTGATCATCGTGCCGAAGCCGTAGAGCGTCTCGGTGGGGTACGCGAGCACCTTGTTGGACTGCAGGTGCTCGAGCGTGCGCCGCAGCGCGGCCTCGACCTCCTCGGGCGACCAGAACGGGAGGCCGCGGGTCTCAGGCATGGGCGCAGGCTACCGTGGACGCCGACCAACCTGCACGCGGCCGCGCGAGCAGCTCAGGTCTCATCGCGCCACGCGGCTAGGGCCTCTGCCCGAGCGAAGTCGCCGGCCTCGGTGACCTTGAGCGCGCGTTCGGAGCCCTGCACCACGTGCACCGGAATCCCGAGCCGCTCGCAGAGCGCCGCATCGTCCGTGGCCTCGGCGTGCCAGCCGCCGGCCTTGGCCTCGCGATGCGCGCGCTCGATCAACTCACGCGGGAATCCCTGCGGCGTCTGCGCGCGCCAGAGTCCCGCGCGGCTCACGGTCTCGGCGATACTGCCATCGCCATTCACACGCTTGAGTGTGTCGACGACGGGCAACGCGGCGACGGCGCCGTGCCCTTTCCGTGCCTCGGCAATCACGCGGCCGATCATCGCCTCGTCCACTAGCGGACGCGCAGCATCGTGGATCAAGACGGTCTTGCACTCCGCGTGCAGGTCCTCGAGCCCGTTGGCCACGGACTCCGCGCGTGTGCGGCCGCCCACCGAGATGAGCATCCGGTCCACGTCGCATTGGAAGATCCATGGCGGCGGATCACCGGCGTACTGCTTGGGCAGCACGCAGACGACCATCGCGACGTCTGCCACGGCCTGGAAGGTCTGCAGCGAATGCAGCAGCATCGGCTTGCCGGCGACCCATCGCAGTTGCTTAAGCTCGCTGCCACCGACGCGACTGCCCGTCCCGCCCGCGACGATGACCACCCCGACGTCGCGCGCGCTCATCGGAACAGCGCCCGGAACAGCGCGACGAGATCGGGCACGGCCTCGACCTTCATCTGCTTCGGCGCGCGCTTGGGCACCGAGCGCTCACTCACGAAGGCGCGGCGCATGCCCATCTTCTCGGCCTCGAGCAGGCGTCGCTCGGCCTGCGAGATGCCGCGAATCTCGCCGCCCAGCCCGACCTCGCCGAGGAAGATGGCGTCGCCGGGCAGCGGCTTGTCGTAGAAGCTGCTCGCTAGCGCCGCGGCGACCGCGAGATCGCCCGCCGGCTCCTGCACGCGCACACCGCCGACCACGTTGATGAACACGTCGAGTTGCGCGAAGGAGAGGCCCGCGCGCTTGTCGAGCACGGCGAGCAGCAGCGCGAGACGTCGCGCATCGTAGCCCGTGCTCACGCGCTGCGGCGTGCCGAAACCCGCCTTGGCGGCCAAGCCCTGGATCTCCAGCAGCATCGGCCGCGAGCCTTCCATCAAGCAGGTGACCGCCGAGCCTGACGCCGGCGACTCGGCGCGCTCGCCGAGAAAGAGCGCCGAAGGGTTCTCGACGGCTTCAAGTCCCTGAACCGTCATCCGGAAGACGCCGATCTCGTCCACACTGCCGAAGCGATTCTTCGTGGCGCGCAGCACGCGGTGGTCCGCC
Protein-coding sequences here:
- a CDS encoding IS110 family transposase, producing the protein MDVSSTALDGATDGGATWAAANDAAGIAATVARLAALGPTLVVLEATGAYHGSVTSALVAAGLPVAVVNPRQVRRFAESVGQLAKTDRLDAALLARFAAAVRPEPRPLPDGATQELGALVLRRQQLVEMLTMEQNRLTVARRSVLPSVKQTIRALRRALDALEDETDRWIQDSPAWRAKEDLLRTVPGIGPQTARLLIARLGELGALSGKEIAALVGVAPFAQESGRWRGQRRIRGGRADVRTGLYMAALTAAHKNPVLSAHYQRLVAAGKPKKVALTACLRHLLVIVNAMVRTNTRWQASVTPTTA
- a CDS encoding phosphoglycerate kinase, with the protein product MTTKTIKDLKGAELKGKRALVRVDFNVPLTDDGQVADDTRIRAAVPTILTLTKAGARVVLCSHLGRPKGKPDPKYTLAPVAPKLAELLKQPVSFVPHVVGAEAEKATNALKDGEVCLLENTRYEAGEEKNDEVLAKAFAKLGDLYVNDAFGAAHRAHASTEGVAKHLKPAVAGLLMQKELDYLGGALDKPKRPFIAILGGSKISGKIDVIEALLPKVDGILIGGAMACTFYKAMELETGKSLVEPDRLDMAADLMERAGFRLTLPHDAMVAPAIAEGKKAHAVKRDEIPADEAMLDIGPDSAASYTRAILTAKTIVWNGPMGVFETPPFDKGTSAIAQAMVEATKNGATTIVGGGDSAAAVEAAGLASSMSHVSTGGGASLEFLEGKVLPGVAALDTR
- the gap gene encoding type I glyceraldehyde-3-phosphate dehydrogenase, encoding MAKKLRVGINGFGRIGRQVVRAAMERKANFDIVAVNDLTDTKTLAHLFTYDSVHGKFSGTVSYDAESITINGDKIKVLKEKDPALLPWKDLGADIVLESTGRFTKADDAKKHMAGGAKKVIISAPATGEDITVVLGVNSDKYDAAKHFVISNASCTTNCVAPMVKVVRDALGMKHASMVTIHSYTNDQNILDLPHKDLRRARAAAISMIPTSTGAAKATALVIPEVKGKIDGTSIRVPTPDVSITELTVEVEKATSIAEVNAAFKAAAEGALKGIVGYSEEELVSCDYIGNPHSVVLDAKSTNVIDGTLVKLSGWYDNEWGYSSRCVDLIELVGKSL
- a CDS encoding ComF family protein, with product MGERNRLGRALGALAQLVYPRVCAACEAALDDADLGIVCGRCWARAPRLRHPQCDRCGHPRAARGDCPGCALLPPFIRSARSWCWVPHDTSSRILSALKYYGWYAVAEAMGERLARLEFPPDVVAERSALIAVPLAREKRRARGYNQADAIAAAVARRWALPHWDDVLLRTRDTPSQTRLTPGERLANVHRAFSLGAGAEERIRGRHLVLVDDVLTTGATLNACATVLFEAGARTLSYLTFGRARSGASADRL
- a CDS encoding shikimate dehydrogenase, with the protein product MEAERLVVIGHPVAHSLSPVFQAAALQAAGIDATYEAVDVAPADLPAMIARIRAERLLGNVTVPHKEAFHSHCDIIWDVAKRVGAVNCFWCDSAGQLHGENTDVGGFDAAARRVLAHLPAHALDLLPSPTGQTVALLGAGGAAAAVCEAVSAWPGARVRIHARTAARAKKLAARYAATAEVVPSVEDAVRGATLVVNATPVGLHDDALPVVPEALENGAAVLDLVYRRQRTPWVQACRSRGLRAHDGLGMLLEQGALSFERWFGLVPDREAMWESVIG
- a CDS encoding low molecular weight protein arginine phosphatase; translated protein: MHLLFVCTGNTCRSPMAEVIAQRLAESRGLDDLRVSSAGTSAWEGAPASDASLLVAMEQGLDLNGHRARVLSREILAATDLVLAMGPHHLERVAALGAEGKAHLITDFASHGAQAGPVADPFGGDLDVYRATFTELTAIIERVLDRVAAERGPAGS
- a CDS encoding threonylcarbamoyl-AMP synthase, with translation MPETRGLPFWSPEEVEAALRRTLEHLQSNKVLAYPTETLYGFGTMINDEAVARLVELKRRPPAKPFLLLISDTPMLKRIGLHLTQPASMLAARHWPGPLTLVLPGGERRIPDRLRGPEGGVAVRWTPHPGMQRLIASLGDPITSTSANRPGQPAATSAREVIQAFGPQVSSGEVLLLDGGQLPTDTPSTVVDCTGRLPRVIRPGAIPAAVLRESVPDLVGDR
- the ispD gene encoding 2-C-methyl-D-erythritol 4-phosphate cytidylyltransferase; this encodes MSARDVGVVIVAGGTGSRVGGSELKQLRWVAGKPMLLHSLQTFQAVADVAMVVCVLPKQYAGDPPPWIFQCDVDRMLISVGGRTRAESVANGLEDLHAECKTVLIHDAARPLVDEAMIGRVIAEARKGHGAVAALPVVDTLKRVNGDGSIAETVSRAGLWRAQTPQGFPRELIERAHREAKAGGWHAEATDDAALCERLGIPVHVVQGSERALKVTEAGDFARAEALAAWRDET